In Paenibacillus sp. 1781tsa1, one DNA window encodes the following:
- a CDS encoding glycoside hydrolase family 78 protein, whose product MELKDFRIEYMHNPIGLDTVNPRFSWKLGSTEQDVMQSAYRISVTQDLQKIWDSEKRDEDVSVLVEYAGPRLQASTLYQVQVEVWDNKGNHAVMEGHFETGLLNGSNFQAEWITHPFPSEESAPPVFYKEFSVEKEIQQARIYTTSLGVYEIAINGTRVGEDYFAPGWTNYNERLQYQTYRLDGMLESQNKIEITVGNGWYKGIFGFTCTPNHYGDRVAALAEIHIVYTDGTKEIIATDKTWQVTTGPIRSSEIYMGETYDSCFHESQSFHVETTSFDKNRLVAQESEPVKITKRLPALQLITTPKGECVIDFGQILTGFVELRTKGRKGQTITIRHAEVLDKEGNFYPDTLRQAVSIDQLICNGKDQIFRPHFTFHGFRYIAIEGVDEIQLDQFTACVLHSSLEETGRFVTSNAMVNQLQSNIQWSQRGNFLDIPTDCPQRDERLGWTGDAQVFAGTAAFNMNVASFFKKWLRDLASEQTEEYGVPHVIPNILGNQEGAAAWSDAAVIVPWVMYQTYGDLRLLREQYDSMKGWIDYITARCGANGLWQTGYQYGDWLGLDKEEISNDRTGATDVYLVANAYYAYSTELVAKTAKLLDKTEDAVRYEELHSQIKQAFNAEYISSTGRLVSETQTACVLALHFNLAEERYKDRIRKTLENNIAKHKNHLTTGFVGTPYLCHALSDNDLHDLAGTLFLKEDFPSWLYAVKKGATTIWERWNSILPNGDFDTSGMNSLNHYAYGSIGEWMYRKLAGINPIEAGYKKILIKPQFIRGISSVDAAFDSVYGEIKSSWSCRAGNIIVNVTIPANTTAIIVLPEKPVPVEVGSGSYSFEYATQTSLERERFTMDSTLKEIVEEPTAVRMLNEHAPGMLDHPMIQYAYDLSVSELLANTPEETEQLFRRVIQMLNAS is encoded by the coding sequence ATGGAATTAAAAGATTTCCGGATTGAATACATGCATAATCCGATTGGACTGGACACAGTAAACCCAAGATTCTCATGGAAATTAGGTTCTACTGAACAGGACGTAATGCAATCCGCTTACCGAATAAGTGTCACACAAGATTTGCAGAAAATCTGGGATTCTGAAAAGAGGGATGAAGACGTCTCCGTTTTAGTGGAATATGCTGGTCCTCGTTTACAGGCCTCGACTTTGTATCAGGTTCAAGTCGAAGTTTGGGATAACAAAGGTAATCACGCAGTCATGGAAGGACATTTTGAGACCGGGTTGCTGAATGGCAGCAACTTTCAGGCAGAGTGGATTACACATCCATTCCCGAGCGAAGAAAGTGCTCCACCCGTTTTCTACAAAGAATTCTCTGTCGAAAAGGAAATTCAGCAAGCCCGAATCTATACCACTTCCCTCGGTGTTTATGAAATTGCGATCAATGGGACAAGAGTAGGAGAAGACTACTTTGCACCTGGATGGACGAATTACAACGAGCGATTGCAATATCAGACTTACCGTTTGGACGGGATGCTGGAGAGCCAGAATAAAATAGAGATTACGGTGGGGAATGGCTGGTATAAAGGCATATTTGGTTTTACTTGCACTCCGAACCATTACGGGGATAGAGTTGCTGCACTTGCTGAAATCCATATTGTCTATACGGATGGAACAAAAGAGATCATTGCAACCGACAAAACCTGGCAGGTGACTACCGGACCCATCCGTTCAAGTGAAATTTACATGGGCGAGACTTATGATTCATGTTTTCATGAAAGTCAGTCCTTTCATGTGGAAACAACCTCTTTCGATAAAAATCGCCTTGTTGCTCAGGAAAGTGAACCTGTCAAAATCACAAAAAGGCTCCCTGCACTTCAGTTGATTACAACTCCAAAAGGAGAATGTGTCATTGATTTCGGGCAAATCCTTACTGGGTTTGTAGAGCTTCGAACCAAAGGGCGGAAAGGTCAAACGATAACCATACGGCATGCTGAGGTTCTTGATAAGGAAGGAAATTTCTATCCGGATACGTTAAGACAGGCAGTATCCATTGATCAATTGATCTGTAACGGTAAAGATCAAATTTTCCGTCCTCATTTCACTTTCCATGGATTTCGGTATATCGCCATTGAAGGGGTAGATGAGATCCAGCTCGATCAATTCACAGCTTGCGTGCTGCATTCAAGTCTGGAGGAAACAGGCCGTTTCGTGACCTCCAATGCCATGGTGAACCAGTTGCAAAGCAACATTCAGTGGAGCCAAAGAGGTAACTTTCTGGATATACCGACGGACTGCCCTCAAAGAGACGAGCGTCTAGGGTGGACAGGAGATGCACAAGTATTTGCCGGGACCGCTGCGTTCAATATGAATGTTGCCTCCTTCTTCAAGAAATGGCTGCGCGACCTTGCCTCTGAGCAGACGGAGGAATATGGGGTTCCCCATGTCATTCCTAACATTCTTGGAAATCAGGAAGGTGCTGCTGCCTGGAGCGATGCCGCTGTTATTGTCCCTTGGGTCATGTACCAAACCTATGGAGATCTTCGATTGCTGCGAGAACAATATGACAGCATGAAGGGGTGGATTGATTATATTACTGCACGTTGTGGAGCGAATGGATTATGGCAGACTGGTTATCAATATGGGGACTGGTTAGGGTTGGACAAAGAGGAGATTAGTAACGATAGAACAGGGGCTACAGATGTTTATCTGGTAGCAAACGCTTATTATGCATATTCGACCGAACTGGTTGCAAAAACAGCCAAGCTTCTGGACAAAACCGAAGATGCCGTCCGTTACGAAGAATTGCATAGCCAGATCAAACAGGCTTTCAATGCAGAATATATCTCTTCAACTGGCAGACTGGTCAGCGAAACTCAAACGGCCTGCGTGTTAGCGCTACACTTCAACCTTGCCGAGGAGAGATACAAGGATCGGATTCGCAAGACGCTTGAAAACAATATAGCGAAACATAAAAACCATCTCACGACAGGATTTGTTGGTACTCCATATCTGTGCCATGCCTTATCGGACAATGACCTGCATGACCTTGCTGGTACCTTGTTTCTGAAAGAGGATTTCCCATCTTGGTTGTACGCCGTAAAAAAAGGGGCTACCACGATATGGGAACGGTGGAATTCCATTCTGCCTAATGGTGATTTCGATACATCAGGTATGAATTCCTTGAATCATTACGCCTATGGATCCATTGGGGAATGGATGTATAGAAAACTCGCGGGAATTAATCCAATTGAGGCAGGTTATAAGAAGATTCTGATAAAACCTCAATTCATCCGAGGAATCAGTTCGGTAGATGCTGCTTTTGATTCGGTCTACGGAGAGATAAAAAGCTCTTGGTCATGCAGGGCGGGTAACATTATAGTAAATGTAACGATACCAGCAAATACAACCGCAATTATTGTACTGCCTGAGAAACCTGTGCCTGTGGAGGTTGGTTCCGGATCTTACAGCTTCGAATATGCGACGCAAACCAGTCTCGAAAGAGAACGGTTTACCATGGATTCGACACTCAAAGAGATTGTGGAAGAGCCCACAGCAGTTCGAATGTTAAACGAGCACGCTCCCGGTATGCTGGATCACCCGATGATTCAATATGCTTATGATTTATCTGTAAGTGAATTGCTCGCCAATACGCCAGAGGAGACCGAACAGTTATTTAGAAGAGTCATCCAAATGCTCAATGCATCTTAG
- a CDS encoding MFS transporter — MKAEREILNPSVVKGSKKSKALGLDAQGIQKTMRPYHYLGDGAAQFALNSISGLIGMLTYFYTDKVGIAAATVGTIMLITKFINAITDLLMGRIVDATKSKYGKARPWILWMALPAMASIILLFTVPAEASSTVKTFYALATVAFASAIVYTGIAIPFGSLMAIRTRSVEERGKMGLTRTIFGYIIGMIIAIALIPLTNMLGGDQKAWIIVAVVLGIVSFISLILTFLASKENNAGASIVESDNIPFWESIKLLFQNKYWVIMLFAQLLINMLYTLNGSTGIYYTKYILGNENLIGIMGAVGLVPVFFGFVMVGPMIKKFGLTRTARIGMILGIVSSLIRCFMPYNFIAAIVLGGIATLATIPMMAVGGVLVNNTVEYGEWKTGKRLVGMVNSANSFGVKIGTGLAAAMIGWILAMGSYDGALVTQADSAITSILVLTVYLPLVIFVLTYLCLRKYDLDEKYPQIVKELEERLNP, encoded by the coding sequence ATGAAAGCAGAGCGAGAAATCCTTAATCCATCAGTTGTAAAGGGAAGCAAGAAGTCCAAGGCATTAGGTCTTGATGCCCAAGGCATTCAGAAAACAATGCGCCCTTACCATTACTTAGGTGACGGAGCAGCGCAATTTGCCTTAAACTCCATCAGCGGACTGATTGGGATGTTAACTTATTTTTATACAGACAAGGTAGGGATTGCTGCTGCCACAGTAGGCACGATTATGCTCATCACCAAATTTATCAATGCAATAACAGACTTGCTGATGGGTAGGATCGTTGATGCGACAAAATCAAAATATGGAAAGGCTAGACCCTGGATTCTATGGATGGCTCTCCCCGCAATGGCATCTATCATATTACTGTTCACAGTGCCCGCCGAGGCATCATCAACGGTAAAAACCTTCTATGCATTAGCTACAGTTGCCTTTGCTTCAGCTATTGTGTATACGGGAATTGCGATCCCTTTCGGAAGCTTGATGGCGATCCGTACCAGAAGTGTAGAAGAACGCGGTAAAATGGGCCTTACCCGAACCATCTTTGGATATATTATCGGGATGATTATCGCTATCGCATTAATTCCATTAACCAATATGCTTGGTGGGGATCAAAAAGCATGGATTATCGTTGCGGTTGTTCTGGGTATTGTATCTTTCATTTCCTTAATCCTGACCTTCTTAGCATCCAAAGAAAACAATGCTGGCGCAAGTATTGTTGAAAGCGATAACATTCCTTTCTGGGAAAGCATCAAGCTCCTATTCCAGAACAAATACTGGGTCATCATGCTGTTTGCTCAGTTATTGATCAACATGCTCTACACGCTTAATGGTTCAACAGGAATCTATTACACCAAGTATATTCTCGGGAATGAGAACCTGATCGGAATCATGGGGGCAGTTGGATTAGTCCCGGTTTTTTTTGGATTTGTTATGGTGGGACCCATGATCAAGAAATTCGGACTTACCAGAACTGCACGGATAGGCATGATTCTTGGCATCGTTTCATCACTTATTCGTTGCTTTATGCCATATAACTTTATTGCAGCTATAGTACTTGGCGGTATTGCGACACTGGCAACCATTCCAATGATGGCTGTCGGCGGAGTGTTGGTGAACAACACCGTGGAATACGGTGAATGGAAGACAGGTAAACGCTTAGTTGGGATGGTCAATAGCGCAAACAGCTTTGGCGTTAAAATTGGTACGGGCCTGGCTGCCGCGATGATCGGCTGGATTCTTGCCATGGGCAGCTACGATGGAGCGTTAGTAACACAGGCGGATTCAGCGATTACCAGCATTCTGGTTCTGACGGTATATCTTCCTTTGGTGATATTCGTTCTTACGTATCTCTGCTTGCGCAAATACGATTTGGATGAGAAGTATCCTCAAATTGTAAAAGAACTGGAAGAACGCTTGAATCCTTAG
- a CDS encoding cytochrome P450 gives MFTNENQGRSKSKVDFMDHSFIQQPFPVYEKLRSEEPVHRLLLPSGHAAWMVTRYEDAVNILQDGRFVTGVLDNRNDETEASLPPHQAIISRNLISVGPEDHRRLRRLIQKAFTPRMIERLRGRIVEISDELLDKIQAGNSREFDLIEDYAFPLPIIVICEMLGVPLKDQDKFRAWSNTIMESVSNPQMNQESDEVMKAFVNYLQELITQRRNHIQQDLISDLISIEEEGDKLTEQELYALVFVLIIAGHETTVNLIGNGMLALLEHPQQKQLLMEQPDLIQAAVEEVLRFNGPAEISNVRWATENVDFQGIQIRQGDMMLVALSSANRDSSQYENPDTFDITRKVNDHIAFGKGIHYCLGAPLARLEGEVAINALLHRLPEIRLNTDAELLEWRPGMIIRGLKAFPVVY, from the coding sequence ATGTTTACCAATGAAAATCAAGGTCGTTCCAAGTCCAAAGTAGATTTCATGGATCATTCTTTCATTCAGCAGCCTTTCCCAGTCTACGAAAAACTGCGTTCCGAAGAGCCTGTCCATCGACTATTACTGCCAAGTGGGCATGCTGCGTGGATGGTTACCCGATATGAGGATGCCGTCAACATTTTGCAGGATGGTCGCTTTGTAACCGGGGTTCTCGATAACAGGAACGATGAAACGGAGGCGTCCCTTCCTCCGCATCAGGCGATTATCTCACGGAATCTGATCAGTGTTGGTCCAGAAGATCATCGTCGACTGCGACGCTTGATTCAGAAGGCTTTTACTCCCCGCATGATTGAGAGGCTGCGGGGACGAATCGTGGAAATAAGCGATGAATTGCTAGATAAGATTCAGGCCGGAAACTCTCGGGAGTTTGATTTAATCGAGGACTATGCCTTCCCGCTGCCCATTATCGTTATTTGTGAAATGTTAGGTGTTCCGCTGAAGGATCAAGACAAATTCAGAGCCTGGTCCAATACCATTATGGAGAGTGTCAGCAATCCGCAGATGAACCAGGAGAGCGATGAAGTGATGAAGGCTTTTGTGAATTACTTACAAGAACTGATCACGCAGCGGCGCAATCATATTCAACAAGACCTCATCAGCGATCTCATCAGCATTGAGGAAGAAGGTGACAAACTAACGGAGCAGGAGTTATATGCACTAGTGTTCGTACTCATCATAGCAGGGCATGAAACAACAGTGAATCTGATTGGGAACGGAATGTTGGCGTTGCTGGAACATCCCCAGCAAAAGCAACTACTTATGGAACAACCGGATCTGATTCAAGCGGCGGTTGAGGAAGTGCTGCGATTTAACGGGCCGGCAGAAATTAGCAATGTTCGCTGGGCTACGGAAAACGTTGATTTTCAAGGAATACAAATTCGCCAAGGAGACATGATGCTGGTCGCTTTATCGTCAGCGAATCGGGATTCCAGTCAATATGAAAACCCCGATACGTTTGACATTACTCGCAAAGTCAATGACCACATTGCTTTTGGTAAAGGAATTCATTATTGTCTTGGCGCTCCACTTGCGAGACTTGAAGGCGAAGTTGCGATCAACGCTCTACTTCACCGGCTGCCGGAGATCCGGTTAAATACGGATGCGGAACTGCTGGAGTGGAGGCCAGGAATGATCATCCGGGGACTCAAAGCTTTTCCGGTCGTATACTAA
- a CDS encoding SDR family NAD(P)-dependent oxidoreductase — translation MEGKVIVVTGAGSGIGRASAVMMGSRGAKLVLVDFNEQTGEETLALIRENGGEATFVQADVSKESDVQNYIQKAVEAYGKIDVAFNNAGILQKFQRFQDISEEEFTRIMDVNVKGIFLGMKYALQVMDKQGYGHIINTASTTAIRAEHSLAAYTASKHAVAGLTKAAALEYVRKGIRINAICPGGVATTLTAAVPQSLQESGYVPEEFPNMRIGRYAEPEELAQIVAFLASDYSSYMTGSIILADGGITL, via the coding sequence CTGGAAGGTAAAGTGATCGTTGTTACGGGGGCTGGCAGTGGGATTGGAAGAGCCAGCGCGGTGATGATGGGATCTCGCGGAGCGAAGCTTGTACTGGTTGATTTCAATGAGCAGACAGGGGAAGAAACGTTAGCACTGATTCGCGAAAATGGCGGCGAAGCTACTTTTGTACAGGCTGACGTATCCAAAGAGAGTGATGTTCAAAACTATATTCAAAAAGCAGTAGAAGCCTATGGAAAAATTGATGTGGCATTCAATAACGCGGGCATACTCCAGAAATTCCAACGTTTTCAGGATATCTCCGAGGAAGAATTCACACGGATCATGGATGTGAATGTGAAAGGGATCTTTTTAGGTATGAAATATGCCTTGCAGGTTATGGATAAACAGGGATACGGGCATATCATTAATACGGCGTCTACTACGGCTATTCGTGCTGAACACAGTCTGGCTGCATACACCGCAAGCAAGCATGCGGTTGCAGGTTTGACCAAAGCGGCGGCCCTTGAATATGTACGCAAAGGTATTCGTATCAATGCCATCTGTCCAGGCGGGGTAGCTACAACATTAACGGCTGCGGTTCCCCAATCGCTGCAGGAGAGCGGTTACGTGCCTGAAGAGTTTCCGAATATGCGGATCGGGCGTTATGCAGAGCCTGAAGAACTCGCCCAGATCGTTGCGTTTCTTGCATCTGATTATTCCAGTTACATGACAGGATCAATCATCCTCGCAGATGGTGGCATCACACTCTAA
- a CDS encoding sensor histidine kinase yields the protein MKIVRKKANPSGINEETDPIASSRIPIIIWLWLVAMATLILQTMSAPILVPSIIFVAAMLIHTMVYWEVNKIIQRSKLLYILLQAGLIYGSAMLMPDGMPAVLIGLIPVLIGQTFAIYYETAKIVLVAFVLYLLFCTVTLFTRSGTDVALLILLLLMMIVVVVSYAVLFYRQVNARVRTLTFLHELEKAHQKVEELTLTSERQRMARDLHDTLAQGLAGIIMQLEAVDEHMNRGSFPRAHEIIRSSMGQARQTLADARKAIDDLRTKATPAITFGEAIQEQTLRFQQATGIEVVLDGNAPSFISKVGMEHVLHILSESLMNIARHAQATSVTIHMAMEKEDFHLIIRDNGRGFSVDRIGKQSGHYGLIGMNERARLIGGNIEIESGKQGTTILFRVPLEKGEI from the coding sequence ATGAAAATAGTACGGAAGAAGGCAAATCCGTCCGGAATAAATGAAGAAACGGACCCGATTGCGTCTTCACGTATTCCCATAATCATCTGGCTTTGGCTTGTTGCCATGGCTACTTTGATCCTGCAAACGATGTCAGCCCCTATATTAGTACCCAGTATTATCTTTGTAGCCGCAATGTTAATCCATACCATGGTGTACTGGGAAGTAAACAAAATTATACAACGATCCAAATTGCTCTATATACTTCTTCAAGCAGGGTTAATTTACGGCAGTGCCATGTTAATGCCAGATGGAATGCCTGCTGTGTTGATCGGTTTAATTCCGGTGTTGATTGGACAAACCTTTGCCATTTATTATGAGACGGCAAAAATCGTACTGGTTGCATTTGTTTTATATTTATTATTCTGCACGGTAACCCTGTTTACACGATCTGGTACGGATGTTGCCTTGTTAATTCTATTACTGTTAATGATGATCGTTGTCGTGGTATCCTATGCGGTGCTTTTCTATCGTCAGGTCAATGCCCGTGTTAGAACATTAACGTTTCTGCATGAGCTGGAGAAGGCTCATCAAAAAGTAGAGGAATTGACGCTAACAAGCGAGCGACAACGTATGGCAAGAGATCTGCATGATACATTGGCTCAAGGACTCGCCGGTATTATAATGCAGCTGGAGGCCGTCGATGAGCACATGAATCGAGGGAGTTTTCCGCGCGCCCACGAGATTATCCGCAGTTCAATGGGCCAAGCACGCCAAACCTTGGCTGATGCACGCAAAGCCATTGATGACCTTCGAACCAAGGCCACACCGGCTATTACCTTTGGAGAGGCAATACAGGAACAGACGCTACGTTTCCAACAGGCGACCGGAATTGAAGTTGTATTGGACGGGAATGCTCCGAGTTTCATATCCAAAGTAGGAATGGAGCACGTATTGCACATTTTAAGTGAATCGCTAATGAACATAGCCAGGCATGCTCAGGCAACGAGCGTAACCATTCACATGGCTATGGAGAAAGAAGATTTCCATCTTATTATACGAGATAACGGAAGGGGCTTTAGCGTAGACCGAATCGGAAAACAATCCGGGCACTATGGCTTGATCGGGATGAATGAACGGGCCAGGTTGATAGGTGGCAACATTGAGATTGAAAGCGGAAAACAAGGAACGACTATTTTGTTTCGTGTTCCACTTGAAAAAGGAGAAATCTGA
- a CDS encoding response regulator transcription factor, giving the protein MKYNILIVDDHWVVREGLKLILETSENYLIVGEAEEGEEAIRIMLDKQPDVILLDLNMPGGLSGLDTLKRMNEQHIRIPVIILTTYNEDDLMIEGLSLGAKGYLLKDTSREQLFRTLDSAIRGETLLQPEITSRVFAFHTKSAQEPKTQPQLLIDKESTLISERELLVLQAVARGLRSRDIAFDMGIAERTVKAYLTNIYNKLGVNSRSEAVAVAVEKGILHL; this is encoded by the coding sequence ATGAAATATAACATACTCATCGTCGATGATCATTGGGTGGTCCGTGAAGGACTTAAATTAATATTGGAGACCAGTGAAAACTATCTAATTGTAGGAGAGGCTGAGGAAGGAGAAGAAGCTATCCGAATTATGTTAGACAAACAGCCTGATGTCATTCTCCTGGACTTGAATATGCCCGGGGGACTCAGTGGTTTGGATACCTTGAAACGTATGAACGAGCAACACATTCGTATACCTGTCATTATTCTAACTACATACAACGAAGATGACTTGATGATCGAGGGACTTTCCCTTGGAGCCAAAGGGTACTTGCTCAAGGATACGAGCCGAGAACAATTATTTCGAACGTTGGATTCTGCCATTCGTGGAGAAACACTACTTCAACCTGAAATAACGTCAAGAGTCTTTGCGTTTCATACGAAGTCTGCTCAAGAACCCAAAACACAGCCACAACTATTAATTGACAAGGAGTCAACCCTGATTAGTGAGAGAGAGTTACTCGTTTTACAAGCCGTGGCTCGTGGTTTACGCAGCAGAGATATTGCTTTTGATATGGGTATTGCCGAGAGAACAGTAAAAGCATACCTCACCAACATTTACAACAAACTTGGAGTGAATTCGCGATCAGAAGCTGTTGCAGTAGCTGTCGAGAAGGGGATCTTACACTTGTAA
- a CDS encoding MMPL family transporter — translation MAKWLYRLGVWSTRKRKMVITMGLSLLIVLASLGLGMGTSFTGEMTIPGTKSDQAAKVLNSEFPSSDDGGQIRLIFKAKNDSLTSEANKNYIRQALKDVKTDLSVKSVASPFESMTLSADKKIGYADITYSKPASEVGEHSKEHVLNIAEWLGKEGIQTEIGGSVAFSEIEVGGISEVIGILIAFMILAFTFTSFLAAGLPILTAVIGLGIGLMTVIIGSNFVSMSSFSITLAVMLALAVGIDYALFIMSRYRQQLAEGYDRETAIAQANATAGGSVVFAGLTVIIALVGLSVVQIPFITMMGLAAAISVFVAVLIAIILVPAILAAAGDRISPSRENRWLRKWSGSKKEKTNENAWSRVVTRKPWLTAILCIAVLTMCTLPFLHMQLGLPDNGLKSTETTERRGYDLMAEGFGEGFNGPLVIVAKANQSDDPQAAIAQATAYISDLPNVSSATPAIPSPSGNAAIVTVLPKTGPHDIRTTELVETIREKADQQNNKQVEIMVTGGTAVNIDISEKLQQALPKFALLIVGLAFVLLMLVFRSLLVPIKAVLGFLFTLGSTLGFIVWVIQDGYLASMFGIPEPGPVLSFLPILVTGILFGLAMDYEVFLVSRMREDFTQTGDARQSVKSGINHSGPVVTAAGLIMIAVFASFIFAEDTIIKSMGLALAFGILVDAFIVRMTLVPAIMTLLGKSAWYIPAWLDRLLPNIDVEGESVMRENHKATSGFDQTIKEKNLREVKSRG, via the coding sequence ATGGCAAAATGGTTATATCGTCTCGGGGTTTGGTCAACGAGAAAACGGAAAATGGTCATTACGATGGGGCTATCACTTCTTATTGTACTTGCATCTTTAGGACTTGGTATGGGTACTTCGTTTACGGGTGAAATGACTATACCAGGAACGAAGTCGGATCAGGCGGCGAAAGTACTAAACTCAGAGTTTCCATCATCAGATGACGGTGGTCAGATCAGGCTCATTTTCAAAGCGAAAAATGATTCATTGACTTCGGAGGCAAACAAAAATTACATTCGGCAAGCCCTGAAAGATGTAAAGACGGATTTATCAGTCAAATCTGTAGCTAGCCCATTTGAGTCAATGACTCTAAGTGCGGATAAAAAGATTGGTTATGCGGACATTACGTATTCTAAACCCGCCAGTGAAGTGGGTGAGCACTCGAAAGAACATGTGTTGAACATTGCAGAGTGGCTCGGTAAGGAAGGGATTCAAACAGAGATTGGAGGCAGTGTTGCCTTTTCTGAAATAGAAGTAGGGGGCATATCTGAAGTCATTGGTATCCTAATTGCCTTCATGATTCTAGCATTTACGTTTACTTCGTTTCTAGCAGCAGGACTACCCATACTTACAGCGGTCATAGGACTTGGAATTGGTCTAATGACTGTAATCATTGGTTCTAATTTCGTATCGATGTCATCATTCTCCATTACGTTAGCAGTCATGCTTGCTTTAGCAGTCGGTATTGATTATGCACTATTTATCATGTCACGATACCGTCAGCAGTTGGCAGAAGGATATGACAGAGAAACAGCGATCGCTCAGGCTAACGCAACAGCAGGAGGCTCGGTTGTATTTGCAGGGCTGACTGTAATTATCGCGCTAGTGGGGTTATCCGTCGTACAAATTCCCTTCATTACGATGATGGGACTTGCGGCTGCTATTAGCGTATTTGTAGCTGTCCTCATTGCGATCATTCTCGTACCTGCCATATTGGCTGCAGCAGGAGACCGCATCAGTCCGTCCCGCGAAAATCGTTGGCTGAGAAAATGGTCCGGGAGCAAAAAAGAGAAAACAAACGAAAACGCATGGAGTCGAGTTGTCACGAGAAAGCCTTGGCTTACTGCCATTCTATGTATTGCCGTCTTAACGATGTGTACCTTGCCTTTTCTGCATATGCAACTTGGCTTGCCCGACAATGGCCTGAAATCGACTGAAACGACAGAGCGTCGTGGATATGATCTCATGGCTGAGGGATTCGGTGAAGGGTTCAATGGCCCACTCGTGATTGTCGCCAAAGCTAATCAAAGTGACGATCCTCAAGCAGCAATCGCTCAAGCGACGGCTTACATCAGCGATCTGCCGAATGTCTCTAGTGCAACACCCGCAATACCGAGTCCATCGGGAAATGCAGCCATCGTTACAGTGTTACCCAAGACAGGCCCGCACGATATTCGAACGACTGAACTGGTGGAGACTATACGTGAAAAAGCCGATCAACAAAACAATAAACAGGTCGAGATTATGGTTACGGGTGGAACTGCGGTTAACATTGATATTTCCGAGAAATTGCAACAGGCATTACCTAAGTTCGCTTTATTGATTGTTGGTCTTGCTTTTGTACTGCTTATGCTCGTTTTCCGATCTTTGCTTGTACCGATCAAGGCTGTACTTGGTTTTCTGTTTACACTAGGTTCAACACTCGGCTTTATTGTCTGGGTCATTCAAGATGGTTATCTGGCCAGTATGTTCGGTATCCCTGAGCCTGGGCCGGTGCTTAGTTTCCTTCCTATTCTCGTCACTGGAATTCTGTTTGGACTTGCCATGGACTACGAGGTGTTCCTTGTCAGCCGAATGCGTGAAGACTTCACTCAGACTGGAGATGCACGACAATCGGTAAAAAGCGGGATAAACCATAGTGGCCCAGTCGTTACTGCTGCAGGCTTAATTATGATTGCCGTGTTCGCCAGCTTTATTTTTGCAGAAGATACCATTATCAAATCCATGGGATTAGCCCTGGCATTTGGCATACTCGTGGATGCTTTCATCGTGCGTATGACACTTGTGCCGGCTATAATGACCCTTCTTGGAAAAAGCGCCTGGTATATCCCGGCATGGCTTGATCGCTTGTTGCCTAACATCGATGTAGAGGGCGAGTCGGTTATGCGAGAAAACCATAAAGCCACCAGTGGTTTTGATCAAACTATTAAGGAGAAAAACTTACGAGAAGTAAAAAGTAGAGGATGA
- a CDS encoding TetR/AcrR family transcriptional regulator, protein MPIQPRERQENERSELREKRRLSIIEAAISIFTQQGFEKATMQEIAKAASLGVATVFRYFPKKEHLIVAAASYIVQSEVIIFEKIVHGEGTCYEKLNEIFDALIFFQQAEHQQNSKLIEAFECYVALSKEPVEHMELYQTEYNKIIGLFTELAALGEQDHSVRAGSNSVNILLTMMNVFGTFSKKMSMLEGIDAFNTRVDPSEQFNLLKSLFLESLKP, encoded by the coding sequence ATCCCTATTCAACCCCGAGAACGCCAGGAAAATGAGCGTAGCGAGCTGCGAGAAAAACGTCGTTTAAGCATCATTGAAGCTGCCATTTCTATTTTCACACAGCAAGGATTCGAAAAGGCCACCATGCAGGAAATTGCCAAGGCTGCGAGCCTTGGCGTAGCTACTGTATTCCGCTATTTTCCCAAGAAAGAACATTTGATTGTTGCCGCTGCTTCATATATTGTTCAGTCCGAAGTGATTATCTTTGAAAAGATTGTGCATGGAGAAGGAACCTGTTACGAGAAATTAAACGAAATATTCGATGCCCTGATCTTCTTTCAGCAAGCAGAACATCAACAAAACTCCAAGTTGATTGAAGCCTTTGAATGTTACGTGGCGCTTTCGAAAGAGCCAGTAGAGCATATGGAATTGTATCAAACCGAATATAACAAAATCATCGGACTTTTTACCGAATTGGCAGCGTTGGGAGAACAGGATCATTCTGTCCGTGCCGGTTCAAATTCCGTCAACATTCTACTTACGATGATGAATGTATTCGGAACATTTTCCAAGAAAATGTCCATGCTAGAAGGTATCGATGCATTCAACACTCGTGTAGACCCATCCGAGCAATTCAACTTACTTAAATCTCTTTTTCTAGAGTCTTTGAAACCATGA